From the genome of Flavobacterium luteolum, one region includes:
- a CDS encoding tetratricopeptide repeat protein — translation MRKLSRFFLFQIILTSTIASAQKSAIYTYELKDFDKALALYNDKQYASAQLIFEKVKYNAANEEVQSDCAFYIANCAIRTNKANADALVEQFVNDYPTSTKQNQAYIEAAQFFFEQGNYPKALQWFDKVDESYMSKTESDKFNFMKGYSYFNAKKKKEATNYFNKVVNSKEYGSQAKYYLGFMAYEGDDYKEATKYFDEVSGEEKYKEKLSYYQADMNFKLGNFQKAIDLGLVAMNKSNDIEKSELNKIIGESYFNLKQYGKAIPYLEQYAGKKGKWNNTDFYQLGYAYYEQKEYEKAISQFNKIIEGKDFVAQNAYYHLGLSYLNTGKKQEALNAFKNASEMDFNAQIQEDAALNYAKLSYDIGNAYQAVPGILLDFLKKYPNNSSRAEVEKLLVDSYISSKNYKEALALLEKNRTAENKAAYQKVLFYRGLELYNENNYQEAGKMFKSAISEQKTPEFTARATFWKAETEYLNDDMQNALLTYKQFAGMAAAKSTDEYKNINYNIGYTYFKLKDYDQAANSFQAQIDNSPSDKNRLNDSYLRLGDCRFVTSKYSAANEAYSKAIAAKGVDADYAQFQKALSYGFMSKHDKKVEELNNFLQMYKKSSYRDDALFELGNTYVTEKKNDQAIKTYDQLISEFKNGSFTSKAILKQGLIYYNSDRDEQALTKFKKVAAEFPKTPEALEAVATARLIYVDSGKVDEYATWVRTLDFVAVTDAELDNDTYDAAFKQYSQNNSKQAITGFAGYVSKFPNGMHALEANFYLAQLTYAEGSETKSIANYQFVIDQPRNEFTEQALNRLAQIYLKAKDCDKAIPVLKRLENEADYPQNKTFAQANLMKCYYDQKDYDNSVIAADKVLENAKSDAGVKADAQIIVARAAIQTGNEDKAKTAYAKLLTTSKGELAAEALYYDAYFKTKEGKYDASNTAVQKLAKSYSAYKYYGAKGLVLMAKNFYGLKDSYQATYILDNVINNFTDYPDVVEEAKKELAAIKSEESKTNSSINR, via the coding sequence ATGCGTAAACTTTCCAGGTTCTTTTTATTCCAAATTATCCTTACCTCGACTATAGCTTCGGCACAAAAATCGGCTATTTATACTTATGAATTAAAGGATTTTGACAAAGCACTGGCTTTATATAATGACAAACAATATGCTTCGGCTCAATTGATTTTTGAAAAAGTAAAATACAATGCAGCAAACGAAGAGGTTCAATCTGATTGTGCTTTCTACATTGCCAATTGTGCCATAAGAACCAATAAAGCAAATGCTGATGCTTTGGTAGAGCAATTTGTAAATGATTATCCGACGAGCACTAAACAGAATCAGGCTTATATTGAGGCTGCTCAATTTTTCTTTGAGCAGGGAAATTACCCAAAAGCATTGCAATGGTTTGATAAAGTAGACGAAAGCTACATGAGTAAAACTGAATCGGATAAGTTCAACTTCATGAAAGGCTACAGCTATTTTAATGCTAAAAAGAAGAAAGAAGCCACCAATTATTTTAATAAAGTTGTCAATTCGAAAGAATATGGTTCTCAAGCCAAATATTACTTAGGATTTATGGCTTATGAAGGCGACGATTATAAAGAAGCAACCAAATATTTTGATGAGGTTTCGGGTGAAGAAAAATACAAAGAAAAACTGTCGTACTATCAGGCCGATATGAATTTCAAATTAGGAAATTTCCAAAAAGCGATTGATTTAGGATTGGTAGCCATGAATAAATCGAACGATATTGAAAAATCGGAACTGAATAAAATTATAGGAGAAAGTTATTTCAACTTAAAACAATACGGAAAAGCAATTCCGTATTTAGAGCAATATGCAGGCAAAAAAGGAAAATGGAATAACACCGATTTCTATCAATTAGGTTATGCGTATTATGAGCAGAAAGAGTACGAAAAAGCAATTTCTCAATTCAATAAAATTATTGAAGGAAAAGATTTTGTTGCTCAAAATGCTTACTACCATTTAGGATTAAGTTATTTGAATACAGGAAAAAAACAGGAAGCTTTAAATGCTTTTAAAAACGCTTCCGAAATGGATTTTAATGCACAGATTCAAGAAGACGCTGCTTTAAATTACGCTAAATTGAGTTATGATATCGGAAATGCGTACCAAGCAGTTCCAGGTATTTTATTGGACTTCCTTAAAAAATATCCAAATAATTCAAGCCGTGCTGAGGTAGAAAAACTTTTGGTAGATTCTTATATTTCTTCTAAAAACTATAAAGAAGCTTTGGCTTTGTTAGAAAAAAATAGAACTGCTGAAAATAAAGCAGCATACCAGAAAGTTCTTTTTTATCGCGGATTAGAATTGTACAACGAAAATAACTACCAAGAAGCGGGTAAAATGTTCAAAAGTGCGATCAGCGAACAAAAAACGCCTGAGTTTACAGCGCGTGCCACTTTTTGGAAAGCAGAAACGGAATATCTGAATGATGATATGCAAAACGCTCTGCTTACTTACAAGCAATTTGCTGGAATGGCCGCTGCAAAATCTACAGATGAATATAAAAACATCAATTATAATATTGGCTATACCTATTTTAAACTGAAAGATTACGATCAGGCAGCAAATTCTTTTCAAGCTCAGATTGATAATTCGCCTTCAGATAAAAACCGTTTAAACGATTCTTATTTACGTTTAGGTGATTGCCGTTTTGTGACTTCAAAATATAGTGCAGCAAACGAGGCATATTCAAAAGCAATTGCAGCAAAAGGCGTAGATGCTGATTATGCACAGTTTCAAAAAGCACTTTCTTACGGGTTTATGTCGAAACACGATAAAAAAGTGGAGGAATTGAATAATTTTCTTCAGATGTACAAAAAATCATCTTATCGAGATGACGCTTTGTTTGAATTAGGAAACACTTATGTTACTGAAAAGAAAAACGATCAGGCAATTAAAACTTATGATCAATTGATTTCGGAGTTTAAAAACGGATCTTTTACTTCAAAAGCAATCTTAAAACAAGGTCTGATTTATTATAATTCGGATCGTGACGAACAGGCTTTAACAAAATTCAAAAAAGTTGCTGCTGAATTTCCAAAAACGCCAGAAGCTCTAGAAGCAGTTGCCACAGCAAGATTAATCTATGTAGACTCTGGAAAAGTAGACGAATATGCAACTTGGGTTCGTACATTAGATTTTGTTGCCGTTACAGATGCAGAATTGGATAATGATACTTATGATGCGGCTTTCAAGCAATACAGCCAAAATAATTCGAAACAAGCAATTACTGGTTTTGCGGGTTATGTGTCTAAATTCCCGAACGGAATGCACGCGCTGGAAGCTAATTTCTATTTGGCTCAGCTGACTTATGCAGAAGGTTCTGAAACAAAATCAATCGCTAATTACCAATTTGTAATTGATCAGCCAAGAAATGAATTTACAGAGCAGGCGTTAAACAGATTGGCTCAAATTTATCTGAAAGCTAAAGATTGTGATAAAGCAATTCCAGTTTTAAAACGTTTAGAAAACGAAGCGGATTATCCGCAGAATAAAACTTTTGCGCAAGCAAACTTGATGAAATGTTATTATGATCAAAAGGATTATGATAATTCTGTTATTGCTGCTGATAAAGTTTTGGAAAATGCAAAATCTGATGCAGGAGTAAAAGCCGATGCGCAAATTATTGTAGCGAGAGCAGCAATTCAAACCGGAAATGAAGATAAAGCGAAAACAGCCTACGCTAAATTACTGACCACTTCTAAAGGAGAATTAGCTGCCGAAGCGTTGTATTACGATGCGTACTTTAAAACAAAAGAAGGAAAATATGATGCTTCGAATACTGCAGTTCAGAAATTAGCAAAAAGTTATTCGGCTTACAAATATTATGGAGCAAAAGGTTTGGTGTTAATGGCGAAAAACTTCTACGGATTAAAAGACAGTTATCAGGCGACTTATATTTTGGATAACGTAATCAACAACTTTACTGATTATCCAGATGTTGTTGAAGAAGCGAAAAAAGAATTAGCAGCAATTAAATCGGAAGAATCAAAAACAAATTCGTCGATTAATAGATAG
- a CDS encoding glycosyltransferase family 2 protein translates to MAFFSIIIPLYNKENFIKNTIQGVLDQTFQDFEIIVVNDGSTDKSEEKLLQFNDSRIQYFSKKNEGVSSARNYGIEKANADFIAFLDADDYWYPSFLETIFNNISNLADQKVFSAAIEFDTSKKTIPAKYSISKTNEELEIVNYFKASIKESVLCASSSVFHKSVFEEIGNFETKIKSGEDTDLWIRIGLVYPIVFSWKILARYVYDPKSLSKNSKIIIENLDLSKFEEAEKTNSDLKYFLDLNRFSLAIKSKLVGEKALFYNYYNPIDLKKIGWKKRTLLLLPAFALRFLISFKTFLANFGIGSSVFK, encoded by the coding sequence ATGGCTTTTTTTTCTATTATAATTCCGCTTTACAACAAAGAAAATTTTATCAAAAATACAATTCAAGGTGTTTTAGATCAAACTTTTCAGGATTTTGAAATTATTGTAGTAAATGATGGATCTACAGATAAAAGCGAAGAGAAATTACTGCAGTTTAACGATTCTAGAATTCAGTATTTCAGCAAAAAAAATGAGGGTGTTTCATCGGCCAGAAATTACGGAATCGAGAAAGCAAACGCTGATTTTATAGCATTTCTTGACGCAGACGATTATTGGTATCCGAGTTTTTTAGAAACCATATTCAACAACATTTCAAACCTAGCCGATCAAAAAGTATTTTCTGCTGCTATTGAATTTGATACTTCTAAAAAAACGATTCCAGCGAAATACTCGATTTCTAAAACAAATGAAGAATTAGAAATAGTAAATTACTTTAAAGCCAGCATAAAAGAATCTGTTCTCTGTGCTTCAAGTTCTGTTTTTCATAAATCTGTTTTCGAAGAAATTGGAAACTTTGAAACCAAAATTAAAAGTGGCGAAGACACCGATTTATGGATTCGAATCGGACTTGTTTACCCTATTGTATTTTCATGGAAAATCTTGGCACGTTATGTTTACGACCCAAAAAGTCTATCAAAAAACAGCAAAATAATTATAGAGAATTTAGATCTTTCAAAATTTGAAGAGGCCGAAAAAACAAATTCAGACCTAAAATACTTTTTAGATTTAAATCGGTTTTCACTTGCCATTAAAAGTAAATTGGTTGGAGAAAAAGCTCTTTTTTACAACTATTACAATCCAATTGATTTAAAAAAAATTGGCTGGAAGAAAAGAACTTTGTTGCTTTTACCTGCATTTGCTTTACGTTTTTTAATTTCTTTTAAAACCTTTTTAGCAAATTTTGGAATTGGTTCATCTGTCTTTAAATAA
- a CDS encoding TonB-dependent receptor, with amino-acid sequence MKLNCRHKIIILLVLFAAQFSIAQKKNETIGTETVNVVKPYSPTISDAFKVKETPSLDDSGNQPKEVIKYSILSVPVASTFTPSKGKAEGVEKAKKEKLFNNYATLGVGNYGTLNGELFVNQDLGYNDYVAGMFRHHSSQGGIKDVELNDEFYDTAINVGYGQNNRDNNWNVDLGYQNQIYNWYGLPSDFGSTIPDQRYDLVNSINPDHSYNTIWLGGNAEFTESIFSKLSAKFTHFSDSYSSSENRFYVKPTFTVDVMDQAIKTNVIVDHVSGSFKNNYFQDNTEALKYSFTNVGIEPSFVINENEWTLELGAGIYYSADSENSGNKFYFYPKVNASYKLVGDLMIFYTGVNGGLNQNSYADFVTENPFLSPTLNMRPSSTQYNVFAGLKGKLANNVNYNVTASYLNEKDKALFKANDYTEVVTNEDYAFGNSFGVVYEDIRTFRFYGELKADFSQNVTFGINGTFNSYNTDNVVEAWNLPTMKLSSTLDVNITKQWYAGLNVFYVGERKDMQINTSLGIDTAPITLKSYFDANAHVGYKFNERLTFFLKLNNIGNQAYEKWLNYPVQGFQVLGGANYKFDF; translated from the coding sequence ATGAAATTAAACTGCCGACATAAAATAATCATTTTGTTAGTGTTATTTGCTGCTCAGTTTTCGATTGCGCAAAAGAAAAATGAAACCATTGGAACCGAAACTGTAAACGTAGTAAAACCTTATTCGCCGACTATTTCAGATGCTTTTAAAGTGAAAGAAACGCCTTCGCTTGACGATAGCGGAAATCAGCCGAAGGAAGTTATTAAGTACAGTATTTTATCTGTTCCTGTGGCTTCTACTTTTACGCCTTCAAAAGGAAAAGCAGAAGGTGTTGAGAAAGCTAAAAAAGAAAAATTGTTTAATAATTATGCGACTTTAGGAGTTGGAAATTATGGCACTTTAAATGGAGAATTATTCGTAAATCAGGATTTAGGGTATAATGATTATGTGGCGGGAATGTTTCGTCATCATTCTTCTCAAGGCGGGATTAAAGATGTAGAATTGAATGATGAATTTTACGATACCGCAATAAATGTTGGTTACGGTCAAAATAACAGAGATAATAACTGGAACGTTGATTTAGGATATCAAAATCAGATTTATAATTGGTATGGACTTCCATCAGATTTTGGCTCTACAATTCCAGATCAACGTTATGATTTGGTAAACAGCATTAATCCAGATCATTCATATAACACAATTTGGCTTGGCGGAAATGCTGAATTTACAGAAAGTATTTTTAGTAAGCTTTCTGCGAAATTCACTCATTTTTCAGATAGTTATTCTTCTTCTGAAAACAGATTTTATGTAAAGCCGACTTTTACTGTTGATGTAATGGATCAGGCAATTAAAACCAATGTAATTGTAGATCACGTAAGCGGTTCTTTCAAAAATAATTACTTCCAAGACAATACAGAAGCTTTAAAATACAGTTTTACCAATGTTGGAATTGAACCAAGTTTTGTAATTAATGAAAATGAGTGGACATTAGAATTAGGAGCTGGAATCTATTATAGTGCAGATTCTGAAAATAGCGGCAATAAATTTTATTTCTATCCAAAAGTAAACGCTTCTTATAAATTGGTTGGCGATTTGATGATTTTCTATACAGGGGTAAACGGTGGTTTAAATCAGAATTCTTATGCCGATTTTGTGACCGAAAATCCGTTTTTGTCTCCAACATTAAACATGCGTCCATCGAGCACACAATACAATGTTTTTGCTGGATTAAAAGGGAAACTGGCGAACAATGTCAATTATAACGTGACTGCTTCTTATTTAAATGAAAAAGACAAAGCGCTGTTTAAAGCAAATGATTATACAGAAGTAGTTACAAATGAAGATTATGCTTTCGGAAACTCATTTGGAGTAGTTTATGAAGATATTAGAACGTTCCGTTTCTATGGAGAATTAAAAGCTGATTTCTCTCAAAATGTAACTTTTGGAATCAACGGAACTTTTAATAGTTACAACACAGACAATGTGGTTGAAGCTTGGAATTTGCCAACCATGAAATTAAGTTCGACTTTAGACGTTAATATTACAAAGCAGTGGTACGCTGGATTGAATGTATTTTATGTTGGAGAAAGAAAAGATATGCAGATAAATACTTCTTTAGGAATCGATACTGCACCAATTACTTTAAAAAGCTATTTTGATGCGAATGCGCATGTAGGTTACAAATTCAACGAAAGATTAACGTTTTTCTTGAAATTGAATAATATTGGAAATCAAGCTTACGAAAAATGGTTGAATTATCCTGTACAAGGATTCCAAGTTTTAGGAGGCGCAAATTATAAATTTGATTTTTAA
- a CDS encoding GNAT family N-acetyltransferase: MEIKLRQENKNDFESVFHLIEKAFEKEEHSDHKEQFLVERLRKSDAFIPELSIVAEIDNHIIGHILFTKLQIKNESQTFPSLALAPVSVLPEFQGKGIGSKLILHGHEIAKSLGYKSVILLGHQDYYPRFGYELCEKYNIKMPFDVPAENCMVIALTEDGLKDVSGEVVYPKAFFE, from the coding sequence ATGGAAATTAAACTACGTCAAGAAAATAAAAACGATTTTGAAAGTGTTTTTCATTTGATTGAAAAAGCTTTTGAAAAAGAAGAACACAGTGATCACAAAGAGCAGTTTTTAGTAGAAAGACTAAGAAAATCGGATGCTTTTATTCCAGAACTGTCTATTGTTGCTGAAATTGATAATCATATTATAGGTCATATTTTATTTACCAAACTGCAGATAAAAAATGAATCGCAAACCTTTCCTTCACTAGCACTTGCTCCAGTTTCGGTTTTGCCTGAATTTCAAGGGAAGGGAATTGGTTCTAAACTTATTCTCCACGGACATGAAATTGCAAAAAGTTTAGGTTACAAATCGGTCATTTTATTAGGTCATCAAGATTATTACCCGAGGTTTGGATATGAACTTTGCGAAAAATACAATATCAAAATGCCATTTGATGTTCCCGCTGAAAACTGTATGGTTATCGCGTTAACAGAAGACGGTTTAAAAGATGTAAGCGGAGAAGTAGTATACCCAAAAGCTTTTTTCGAATAA
- a CDS encoding glycosyltransferase family 2 protein, whose product MLSILIPVYNYDVFALVETLYKQALECHIPFEIICLDDASQEFTIENQRINQFENTYYSILEKNIGRSAIRNLLAQKAVYENLLFLDADTFPVYNNFISKYIEQITDNRKVIYGGILYESTKPSKNKTLRWIYGRKREALAVSERIKKPHVSFLTLNFLIKKSVFAKVRFNEEIPNLRHEDTLFSFDLKQNQIEVIHMENPVFHLGLEDSKTFLRKSEEAVLGLKNLVDSNLIPSEYTKLSRYFENIKKYHLEGIIVFGFKILKPAMTKQFLSQKPSLILFDIYRLGYYCSLKTK is encoded by the coding sequence ATGCTTTCTATTTTAATTCCGGTTTACAATTATGATGTTTTTGCTCTTGTAGAAACGTTATATAAGCAAGCTTTAGAATGCCATATTCCTTTTGAAATTATTTGTCTGGATGATGCTTCACAGGAGTTTACCATAGAAAACCAAAGAATTAATCAATTCGAAAACACCTATTATTCTATTTTAGAAAAAAACATCGGACGAAGTGCAATCCGAAATCTATTGGCTCAAAAAGCAGTTTATGAAAATCTGCTTTTTTTGGATGCCGATACATTTCCGGTATATAATAATTTTATTTCAAAATATATTGAGCAGATTACCGATAATAGAAAAGTAATTTATGGTGGAATTCTATATGAAAGCACCAAGCCTTCAAAAAATAAGACTTTAAGATGGATTTATGGCAGAAAAAGAGAAGCCCTCGCAGTTTCTGAACGTATAAAAAAACCGCATGTCTCTTTTCTGACCTTAAACTTCTTAATTAAAAAAAGTGTATTTGCAAAAGTTAGATTCAACGAAGAAATTCCAAATCTGAGACATGAAGACACCTTGTTTTCGTTTGATTTAAAGCAAAATCAAATTGAGGTGATTCACATGGAGAATCCCGTTTTTCATTTAGGATTAGAAGACAGCAAAACATTTTTAAGAAAATCTGAAGAAGCTGTTCTAGGCTTAAAAAACTTAGTCGATTCCAATTTAATTCCATCAGAATATACGAAGTTATCGCGTTACTTTGAAAATATAAAAAAGTATCACTTAGAAGGAATTATTGTATTCGGATTTAAGATTTTAAAACCCGCAATGACAAAACAATTTCTTAGTCAAAAACCGTCGCTTATCCTTTTTGACATTTATCGATTAGGATATTACTGTTCTCTAAAAACAAAATAA
- a CDS encoding cell division ATP-binding protein FtsE produces MSQTVLSLKEVTIYQEGRKIISHINLDVNHGEFIYIIGKTGSGKSSFLKTLYADLPLIEGEGHIVEFDLATLKENDIPYLRRKIGIVFQDFKLLPDRSIKDNMLFVLRATGWVEKEAMQHKIDEVLDKVGMKDFMNKMPHQLSGGEQQRVAIARALLNDPEFILADEPTGNLDPQTSSEVLEVLKAINAAGKTVIMATHDYALLMKFPSKTLKCEDERIFEVVQRSV; encoded by the coding sequence ATGTCACAAACCGTACTATCTCTTAAAGAAGTCACTATATATCAAGAAGGAAGAAAAATTATATCTCACATTAACCTAGATGTTAACCATGGTGAGTTTATCTACATTATCGGAAAAACCGGTTCTGGAAAAAGTAGTTTTCTAAAAACTTTATATGCTGATTTACCGTTAATTGAAGGTGAAGGACATATTGTTGAATTTGATTTGGCTACTTTAAAAGAAAACGACATTCCATATTTAAGACGTAAAATTGGAATCGTATTTCAAGACTTTAAATTGCTTCCAGACCGTTCAATCAAAGATAACATGCTTTTTGTTTTAAGAGCTACAGGATGGGTCGAAAAAGAAGCCATGCAGCACAAAATTGATGAAGTTTTGGATAAAGTAGGCATGAAAGACTTCATGAACAAAATGCCCCATCAGCTTTCTGGCGGAGAGCAGCAGCGTGTTGCGATTGCAAGAGCATTGCTTAACGATCCAGAGTTTATTTTAGCCGACGAACCAACAGGAAATCTTGATCCTCAAACAAGTTCTGAAGTATTAGAAGTATTAAAAGCGATTAATGCCGCAGGTAAAACTGTTATTATGGCTACTCACGATTATGCTTTATTAATGAAATTCCCATCGAAAACATTAAAATGTGAAGATGAAAGAATCTTCGAAGTGGTGCAAAGAAGCGTGTAA
- a CDS encoding PhzF family phenazine biosynthesis protein — MSLPFYIVDVFADKKYAGNQLAVFMDAENLSTAQMQQMAREINFAESTFVTKLDKANNKAEIRIFTPAHEMQFAGHPIIGTSWVLMNKIFENASNEIKLEVPIGPISINKSDDLIWLKAAQPKFWDTFSKIDFTFFSNLKVSDFENQFPIQEVTTGSAFVMVGLSSKRALENLVLDKDKADEWMKQHCKTDHRGLYFYYLEGEKLFSRMLCIEHNQLVEDAATGSASTCLQAFLLKYHKPEFELTNHQGDYIGRPSEIYFNGKLNGEQFDIKIGGKAQFVAKGEWEA; from the coding sequence ATGAGTTTACCTTTTTATATAGTTGATGTTTTCGCCGATAAAAAATATGCTGGAAATCAGCTGGCGGTTTTTATGGACGCGGAAAATTTAAGTACAGCACAAATGCAGCAGATGGCTCGTGAAATTAATTTTGCAGAAAGCACATTTGTAACCAAACTGGATAAAGCCAATAATAAAGCAGAAATTAGAATTTTTACCCCAGCTCACGAAATGCAGTTTGCGGGACATCCAATAATTGGAACTTCTTGGGTTTTGATGAATAAGATCTTTGAAAATGCTTCTAATGAAATAAAATTAGAGGTGCCAATTGGACCAATTTCAATCAATAAATCAGATGATTTGATTTGGTTGAAAGCGGCTCAGCCAAAGTTTTGGGATACTTTTTCTAAAATAGATTTTACTTTTTTTAGCAACTTGAAAGTAAGTGATTTCGAAAATCAGTTTCCAATTCAGGAAGTCACAACTGGAAGTGCCTTTGTAATGGTTGGATTAAGCAGTAAAAGAGCCTTGGAGAATTTGGTTTTGGATAAAGATAAAGCTGATGAATGGATGAAACAGCACTGCAAAACAGACCACAGAGGTTTATACTTTTATTATTTGGAAGGAGAAAAATTGTTCAGCAGAATGTTGTGTATTGAACATAATCAACTGGTGGAAGATGCTGCAACGGGAAGCGCCAGTACTTGTTTACAGGCTTTTTTATTAAAATATCATAAACCTGAATTTGAATTGACAAATCATCAAGGAGATTACATCGGCCGTCCATCTGAGATTTATTTTAATGGAAAACTAAACGGAGAACAATTCGATATTAAAATAGGAGGAAAAGCTCAGTTTGTGGCTAAAGGAGAGTGGGAAGCTTAG
- a CDS encoding glycosyltransferase — MNKKKVAIVSISLGKGGAERFAALLTFMLESSGFEVHSIIVNDDVDYEYTGTLFNLEKESAGSVSIFRKLKKGKLLRNYLLQNRIDIVIDSRPKNVLLRELITKFICRNSTVYYIVHSFNFKDYFPSSKFWSRILYKNVKDVICVSKAIEEKVKNWYEFENTITIYNPFFIAEEELKKAVLEPQKIILYFGRFEEKVKNFTLMLDAFLQSKIYEKGYRLHLMGSGDDEDFIQQKIKTLNLNDYIKILPFKPKPFDEVREAKFTILTSKYEGFPLSIVESLALGTPVVAVDCNSGPREIIQNALNGLLVENHNSEALAQAMNRFADDAELYHFCRQNAAESVKQLSLKHISDQWKNLLNNQ, encoded by the coding sequence ATGAATAAAAAGAAAGTTGCTATTGTTTCGATTTCCTTAGGAAAAGGAGGTGCAGAACGTTTTGCAGCTTTGCTTACTTTTATGTTAGAAAGTTCTGGTTTTGAAGTCCATTCCATAATTGTAAACGATGATGTCGATTATGAATATACGGGAACTTTATTCAATTTAGAAAAAGAAAGCGCTGGCTCGGTTTCTATTTTTAGAAAATTAAAAAAAGGGAAATTATTGAGAAACTATTTACTTCAAAATAGAATCGATATTGTCATAGACAGCCGGCCAAAAAACGTCTTATTGCGCGAATTAATTACCAAATTCATTTGCCGAAATTCAACAGTTTATTACATCGTTCATAGCTTTAATTTTAAAGATTACTTTCCTTCTTCAAAATTCTGGTCGAGAATACTTTACAAAAACGTAAAAGATGTGATTTGCGTTTCAAAAGCGATTGAAGAAAAAGTAAAGAATTGGTATGAATTTGAAAATACCATTACCATTTACAATCCTTTTTTTATTGCTGAAGAAGAATTGAAAAAAGCAGTTTTAGAACCGCAAAAAATAATCTTATATTTTGGACGATTTGAAGAAAAAGTGAAAAATTTCACATTGATGTTAGACGCTTTTTTGCAATCAAAAATATATGAGAAAGGATACCGTTTGCATTTAATGGGATCTGGAGATGATGAAGATTTTATCCAACAGAAAATTAAAACTTTGAATTTAAATGATTACATAAAAATTCTTCCCTTTAAACCAAAACCTTTCGATGAGGTTCGTGAAGCAAAATTTACGATTTTGACCAGTAAATATGAAGGTTTTCCTTTGTCAATAGTAGAATCTTTGGCATTAGGAACACCTGTCGTTGCTGTTGATTGTAATTCTGGACCGCGAGAAATTATTCAGAATGCACTTAATGGTTTATTGGTCGAAAATCATAATTCTGAAGCTCTTGCTCAAGCAATGAATCGATTTGCAGATGACGCTGAATTGTATCATTTTTGCAGACAAAATGCTGCTGAAAGCGTAAAACAGTTGTCTTTAAAACACATTTCTGATCAGTGGAAAAACCTTCTAAACAATCAATAA
- a CDS encoding sugar 3,4-ketoisomerase, which produces MTNISDVQLIEIPKIQDRRGNLSVVEGNTIPFVSKRVYYLYDVPSGSKRGGHAHIEQQELLIALSGSFDVVLKDGKDIRTITLNKPNVGLLIVSGIWRELKNFSSGSVCLVLSSGEFSEEDYIREYKKFRLFKDR; this is translated from the coding sequence ATGACGAATATTTCAGATGTTCAATTGATCGAAATTCCTAAAATTCAAGATCGAAGAGGAAATCTTTCGGTTGTTGAAGGCAATACGATTCCGTTTGTTTCCAAAAGAGTATATTATTTGTACGATGTGCCAAGCGGAAGCAAAAGGGGAGGGCATGCGCATATAGAACAGCAAGAACTTTTAATCGCTTTAAGCGGCAGTTTTGACGTGGTTTTGAAAGACGGAAAAGACATTAGAACAATTACACTAAATAAACCAAATGTAGGTCTGCTTATTGTTTCGGGAATTTGGCGTGAGCTTAAAAATTTTTCTTCAGGAAGTGTTTGCCTCGTTTTGTCTTCTGGTGAATTTAGCGAAGAAGATTATATTCGAGAATACAAAAAGTTTCGATTATTTAAAGACAGATGA